AAGTAGCAGACTTCCTACAAGAATGGGTAATAAACAAGGTGTAAGAAGTATGTAACAAGCCCTCATCCAGATGGATGAGGGCTACTCTTAATTAGAGATATCTTTATATCATTTCTCGGGAAATGCTTTTAGGGAACAATATTTCTCCTCTATCCCAGTAACGATAAAGCATTCCTAGTTAAACATCATATTCCGATCAACCCTTTAGAGTTATCGATAATAAACTGACGGATCGTCGCTTCTGCTTTTTCCACCGTCGCTAACTGATCAGCGGTAAACGCAAAACGCCCCTTCTTCTCATCTAAATCCAACTTATCCGCCAGATAGCCTTCTAAGCCCGCCGTGCGCTTATCCAACTCAAAAAATCCTTCTATACGGCTTTGAGTCGCCCCTGGTTGAAAATTGAACACAATCTCATCATACTTCCCTTTCAACCACTCCGTCGGATAAAACTGAATGATTTGCGCTGAGCCATGTCGACGACCCGTATATCCTTCCCCGATATGACGAAAACCGAGACGTGTGAAACCATCCATAAAGTTTTTCAACAATCCAGCGGGCAGTACGTTGATATAGTCACGGTCTTTCGCATCCATACCTTTCTCAATCTCCAAATTGGTCAGAAAATAATACTTCGTGTTAATAGATGAGACGGGTAAATATTCTGGGCAGATGAAAGAAAAAGGGAACGTTTGTTCTTCTGAAGCTTGCACAGTAAATGGGCTTTTTACGATCGGAATCGTATCCACCCGTTCATCCACATTCATCACCTGATCTCCCATAGAGAAATGAGACTGTACACAAAAATGAACAGATAAATATTCCATGCGCTGTTCCACTTCTCCACCCTGAAGTCTTATTTCTCCTGTGACCTCTTCACCCATCGTGACATGATCTTGATCCAACACGAGATCAATTTTAGCCGCGCCAATTCCGAGTGATGCTAGCATCGTTTTAAACATATGTGATGCTCCTCTCCCCTTTATACCATAATCATAGCATATCTATACGGAAAATTCTAACGTCTATGGTCATTTCTTTTTGTAATACTCCATCCATATAGCTTTAATCTACAACTTATAGGTCGATATAGTCTCCGAGTGAGAATAGATAAAGGAAGTCATAGAGGAAGGCTCGACCGAAAGTTTACCGTATTGAGGAGGACTCTCATGGACAGATGGAGAACCAAACAGCATATCTGGAACAGAAAAGAACAGAGTAAGAAAAGGGGATTAAATAATGCTTAGAAACATGAGAGCAATCACTTTCTCATCACTTTTGCTGTCACTAGCTATCTTTAGCATCTTCACGCTTACTCAGCATCCCAACATGGAATACAATCTTGCACGAATTCAGGTAGAGAGTAACGCTCTTACACTCCAACTGATAAAGTATTACTTAGGAGCGTTTATATCTGTGTTCTCTGTCTTAATTATTTTTTCGTTCTTCCGAAACAAGTTTTGGGGACTTCCTCAAAAATGATCGGTGAAAAAAGAGATTACCTTATGATAAGAATGAAGCGAACATTGTATCACACAATGACCACCACGACCGCTTTGAACTAATAATTGTTAATGACGGTCTACTTAGAAGAGCAGATTCCACTGAAGAAAAAGTTGTTCTAGGAGAAATAAGCAAATAATTTACACTAATATTTTCTAATTTTTATTTCCGTCATAAAAAACCCTTTCCTTCGGAAAAGGCAGAGTGTGGAGAAACCGATCATTTTCTCCACACTCTTTCACTTTATATAGATGAAAAGGCATTATCTATATCGTCTATTCAAATCAAAAAGTTCTCCCAACCACCTAGTTCATACGAGCTAGGTGGTTGGCAATCTTCTTGATGTTCTGCGCAGTCGCTGTCATCAGCGCCTGCTCCTCGACATTTTCCCGTCCTCGCAACCGGCAATAGCGAAGCCCATGCAGTTCTTTTCCATCTGCAAAGCTTCGCTCAATAGTCTCTTTTCTTTTTTTGTAAAGGAGCTTGCCCTCGGATGAAAGCCGATTCGTTCGCACCTTTTCTTTATGCTCTTCCCATACGTGGCGCGTCAGGACCTTTTGATGGTTCCTTGAACGTGTACACGATGTGAGTAGAGAACACGTGGAACAATTCTTTGGATCCGATTTGTATTGACGGTACCCTTGACGATCGGTTGTACTATACGCGAGTGTCTGTCTATTTGGACACAAATACGTATCGTTCGTTTCATCATATTGAAATTTCCATTTGGGCATGAGTCCTTTAGTGGGTGAATACCGACGATGTCCGATGACTCCAAAGATATTCCGATCACTCAACCCTTTACAAATGGGATTGGTAAGATAGCCTGCATCTAAAGCTACTGCTTCAACCTCAAATTGAAATCGTTGTTTTTGACGGTCTAACCGCTCGAGGTAGGGGATAGAATCATGCACATTTCCTGCCGTCACATGGACATCGGTAATGATGTTGTATTTGATATCTGTCGTGCGATGATCGAGATAGAAAAACCCTTCAGGTTTCCCTTCTCGATACATATAGCCACTCTCAGGATCTGTCGAACTCACCTTCACTTCCTTTGTCTCCTTCACCTCCTCCTTTTCTTTTAATGGCTTTTTTCCGTGATCCTTCCGATCCTCTTCGATGGCCTGATTTAGTTCTTCTAGGTAGGCACGAGTCTGTCCTTTTACCCTCTCTTTTTTAAACTTTCGTTTGTTCGCGTTGGCTTTTAGGTGGGTCGAATCCGTCATCAACACCCGTCCACCCACCATGCGGTGATTCATGGCTTGCAGGACAATCTCATCAAAGATCTCTTGGAAAATGGAGGTTCCTTTAAAGCGAGTTCGACGATTCCAGCTGATCGTGGAATGATCAGGAACCGGATCCGTCAAATGTAATCCTAAAAACCAACGATAAGCTACATTTACACGAACCTCTCGTTCCAATTGTCTCTCCGAACGAATGCCATAGAGATAACCGATGAACATCATTTTGAATAGAACGATAGGATCGATGGAGGGGCGGCCATTATTTTCACAATAAAGAGGGCGAACCTTCTCCGTGATAAATGAAAAATCGATATATTGGTCGATCTTGCGGAGAAGATGATCCTGGGGAACAAGCTCCTCTATGCAAACAAATTCCATCTCAGACTGAGTGTGATTCGTTGAACGTAGCATCCGATTCTTCCTCTCTTCTTCTATGTATATCTCTATACTATTTCACTTGGAATAAACATGAAAGGGGTAAAAAACAGGCTGTCGAGACTTTCTCGACAGCCTGCCCTTTCCTTCGGAAAAGGGTTTTTTATTTAAAGAAAAATTCTTGATATCACTTAAATAGAAGAAGGAACAGACATCCGCGCCAGCACTTTTACGACATGCTCCAGTTCCTCCTCCGTGTGCGTCGCCATCAATGAGAAGCGGAGGCGTGCTCTACCTGCTGGTACGGTTGGGGGGCGAATTGCCACTGCCAGGATGCCTTCGTCGATGAGCTGCTGACTTACTTTCATTGCTCGTTCACTCGACCCAATCAGTAGCGGTATGATTTGGGTTGTGGAACCAGCTGTTTCCCACCCTCGCTCGCGCAAATGCGTACGAAACCAGTCAGCTTTTTGTTTCAGCATGCAGCGCCTTTCCTCCGCACTTCTGACCACTTCCAACGCAGCTGCTATCGTACCAATCGTAGCAGGTGGTAAGGCGGTTGTATATATAAATGAGCGAGCGGAATTGATCAGATAGTCGATCCACACCCTCTCTCCTGCTACGTATGCACCATAAGCGCCAAATGCTTTACTGAAGGTGCCCATCAAAAGATCTACTTCATCTGCTACACCATAGTGGTGAGCTAAACCAGCACCTTCCGCTCCCCACACCCCACTTGCATGCGCTTCATCCAATATTAATGCTGCTCCATATTTCTTTTTTAGTTCAATGAGTTGTAACAGAGGTGCTTCATCCCCATCCATGCTGAAAACCGAATCGCTGACGATCAGCTTGTGTTGGATACCTCTTGTCTCCGCATCTACTAGCTGCTGCTCTAATTGTCCCATATCCCGGTGACGATAACGGTATCGCTCAGCATGAGATAGGCGAATACCATCAATGATACTCGCATGGTTTAGTTCGTCACTAAACACGGCATCTCCACGACGCAGCAACGAAGATAATACCCCAATATTAGCTAAGAAACCACTGCCAAAAAGGAGCGCCGCCTCTTTTCCTTTCCAGGCGGCAATCTCCTTTTCCAAATTTACAGTCGCCTCATCCGTCCCCACAATCAAGCGCGATGCAGTACTGCTTCCACCACGTTCCAATGCTTGGCGAGCCCCATCTTGTACTTCTTTTAAACCTGCAAACCCTAGATAGTTGTTGGAGGATAGATTGATTAGCTTCTTCCCATTGCGGGTGAGTGCTGAACCAACCGCTCCTTCAACGGGATGTAGTTGACGATAACACCCCGCTGTTTCAATCCGTTGTAACCTCTTCTTTAGCTCGTTCTCCCACAGGTTCACAACGCACATTCCTCGATCTCAAAGCCGAGGTCAGCGATCATCTGATGATCAGCTTCTGCTTGTTGCCCCTCTGTCGTAAGGTAGTCCCCGATAAATGTGGCGTTGGCGGCATAAAAGGCGAGTGGTTGAAGTGTACGCAGATTAACTTCTCTTCCCCCTGATACGCGGATCTCTTTCGTAGGGTTAATAAAGCGGAAGAGTGCAAGAATTTTTAGGCAGCGACGAGGATTTAACTCCTCTACTCCTTCTAGTGGGGTACCCGGAATCGCATGCAAAAAATTAACCGGAATCGAGTCTGCATCCAGATCACGCAACGATTCAGCAATATCAACAATTTGCTCATCCGATTCGCCCATGCCTACTATACAACCAGAGCACGGAGAAATCCCTGCTCCCTTTGCCTTTTTTACTGTATTTACACGATCATCATAAGTATGGGTGTGTGTAATTTTATCATGATGGTCAGCACTGGTATTTAAGTTATGGTTGTAGCGATCTACGCCTGCTTCTTTTAATTTTTGCGCTTGTTCCTCATTAAGGATACCGAGACAGGCACATATTTTAAGAGGTAACTCTGATTTAATCTCCTTTACTGCTTCTACTACTTGCTCCACTTCACGCCGGCTCGGGCCCCGACCACTTGCTACGATACAATACGTACCTGCTTTTCGTTCCCAGGCGGCATGTGCGCCTGCAACCAACGTTTCTTTATCTAAAAAGCGATACTTTTGAATGGGAGCATCGGACACGATTGACTGGGAGCAGTATCCACAATCTTCTGGGCAAAGACCACTCTTTGCATTAATAATCATATTTAGCTTTACTTTTTTACCAAAATAGTGATGGCGTATTTTAAATGCCGCTTGCAATAGTGTAAGTAATTCTTCATCCTCTACTGCCAACAAGGACAACGCTTCTGTTCGTGTTAAGCTTTCTCCCGCCAATACCTGGTCTGCAAGCTGTTCCCATCGCACCGATGTAATCGCTTTCATTTGCTGGTTCACGTTATTCTTCCTCCTTTGTGTAGCCACGCTTC
This sequence is a window from Mechercharimyces sp. CAU 1602. Protein-coding genes within it:
- a CDS encoding sporulation protein: MFKTMLASLGIGAAKIDLVLDQDHVTMGEEVTGEIRLQGGEVEQRMEYLSVHFCVQSHFSMGDQVMNVDERVDTIPIVKSPFTVQASEEQTFPFSFICPEYLPVSSINTKYYFLTNLEIEKGMDAKDRDYINVLPAGLLKNFMDGFTRLGFRHIGEGYTGRRHGSAQIIQFYPTEWLKGKYDEIVFNFQPGATQSRIEGFFELDKRTAGLEGYLADKLDLDEKKGRFAFTADQLATVEKAEATIRQFIIDNSKGLIGI
- a CDS encoding IS1182 family transposase, whose product is MLRSTNHTQSEMEFVCIEELVPQDHLLRKIDQYIDFSFITEKVRPLYCENNGRPSIDPIVLFKMMFIGYLYGIRSERQLEREVRVNVAYRWFLGLHLTDPVPDHSTISWNRRTRFKGTSIFQEIFDEIVLQAMNHRMVGGRVLMTDSTHLKANANKRKFKKERVKGQTRAYLEELNQAIEEDRKDHGKKPLKEKEEVKETKEVKVSSTDPESGYMYREGKPEGFFYLDHRTTDIKYNIITDVHVTAGNVHDSIPYLERLDRQKQRFQFEVEAVALDAGYLTNPICKGLSDRNIFGVIGHRRYSPTKGLMPKWKFQYDETNDTYLCPNRQTLAYSTTDRQGYRQYKSDPKNCSTCSLLTSCTRSRNHQKVLTRHVWEEHKEKVRTNRLSSEGKLLYKKRKETIERSFADGKELHGLRYCRLRGRENVEEQALMTATAQNIKKIANHLARMN
- the bioF gene encoding 8-amino-7-oxononanoate synthase, giving the protein MNLWENELKKRLQRIETAGCYRQLHPVEGAVGSALTRNGKKLINLSSNNYLGFAGLKEVQDGARQALERGGSSTASRLIVGTDEATVNLEKEIAAWKGKEAALLFGSGFLANIGVLSSLLRRGDAVFSDELNHASIIDGIRLSHAERYRYRHRDMGQLEQQLVDAETRGIQHKLIVSDSVFSMDGDEAPLLQLIELKKKYGAALILDEAHASGVWGAEGAGLAHHYGVADEVDLLMGTFSKAFGAYGAYVAGERVWIDYLINSARSFIYTTALPPATIGTIAAALEVVRSAEERRCMLKQKADWFRTHLRERGWETAGSTTQIIPLLIGSSERAMKVSQQLIDEGILAVAIRPPTVPAGRARLRFSLMATHTEEELEHVVKVLARMSVPSSI
- the bioB gene encoding biotin synthase BioB, coding for MKAITSVRWEQLADQVLAGESLTRTEALSLLAVEDEELLTLLQAAFKIRHHYFGKKVKLNMIINAKSGLCPEDCGYCSQSIVSDAPIQKYRFLDKETLVAGAHAAWERKAGTYCIVASGRGPSRREVEQVVEAVKEIKSELPLKICACLGILNEEQAQKLKEAGVDRYNHNLNTSADHHDKITHTHTYDDRVNTVKKAKGAGISPCSGCIVGMGESDEQIVDIAESLRDLDADSIPVNFLHAIPGTPLEGVEELNPRRCLKILALFRFINPTKEIRVSGGREVNLRTLQPLAFYAANATFIGDYLTTEGQQAEADHQMIADLGFEIEECAL